The DNA segment GATTGAGTTCATGAAAATGCCTGCCGATAGGGTTTTAAAGTTCGGTTCGGCTCAATTCCAAGTCTATCGAAACCCGGTTCAGGAAAGTGATGATGAACTCAGGGTGATGTTCGGTGTCCCCAAGGACATTCCGATCGTCCTTTATGGAGGAACAAGTAAGAGTGTCATCGAGTCCGAACATCTCAAGTTGCTGGATACGTTGATCGAATCCGGCAAGCTTCCGCGATGCCACATACTGTATCGACCGCACCCTTGGCGTGGTTCTTTGATGGATCGCGAAGAATCCCTATATGACATGAACCTTAAGCATGTCACCCTTGATCCGCACATGAAAGATTATTACGACCAAGTGATCAGCAAGGGGTTCACAGGTTTTTATCTGGCCGATTACAGCGACACGCAAAAATTGATGCACCTTGCCAGTGCCATCATATCGCCGCTTTCCACGATTCTATTAGAGGGCGTCATGCACGGATTGCCCGTGCTGATTCTACGTGTGGATGCATTTGGCGATAATGAAGAGGCCCGAAAATTAGATGACTTAGTCAACCGTGCTGCGCACTTTCAGGACCTTCGTGGACCGTATGTTTTGCGCTGCGATGATAACGACAAACTGCCCGAGCAAGTTGATCATTTGATGAACTTGATTGGAAAGGAAGAAGTTACAACCGCCCAGCTCGAACTCGCCCGTTCATTTGTGGAAATGGAGGGGCCGTCGTACGGAGAACGTCTCAAACAACTTGCAGACAAGATCACCGGCGCGACCACTCAATAAAACCCTCCTTATCTGAGTGCTGTGACCAAGTATGGAGCAACAGCTACTTATGATCATTTTCCTGAGAAGGCTTTAACTAAATGTCTGATCAACAACGACAAACACAAGAATACTTTCGAAACGCCGCTGCTGAATGGCAAAATAAAAGCGTCCAAGCGGAAAAAGGGCGTGGCGTCATCGCAGACCGCAAACAGGCTGTCCTCACGACTATTGAACAAATGGACTCGCCGAAAAGCCTGCTGGACGTAGGCTGCGGCAGTGGCCAGCTCGTGATAGCCTCCGCCGGCCTTGGCCTCGAATCGATTGGCATCGACTTTGCCGAAGAAATGATTCAGCAGTGCGAAACCAACGCTCGCGAAGCCGGCATAGAAGCGAAATTCATCTGTAAGTCCTTTTTCGACATGCCTGTCGAAGAGAACCGCTATGACATCATCAGCGCTCAGGGCTTCATCGAATACATTTCCCTGGAAGAACTGCACGAATTCTTCGTCCGCGCACACACCATGCTCAAACCTGGCGGTGCGCTGCTGGTGGGATCCAGAAACCGCCTTCTAAATGCACTTTCCCTGAACGCGTTCACGGAATTTGAAATGGAAATGGGTACGATCAATCAGCTCCTTGCCGAAGCTATCGTCTTCAATGGGATGGAAAACCAGGAAGCCTTGTTCGACACCCTGAAAAGTCATGAGCGAATTGACCCGCAACCGGATAAAAAGCATCCGACAACGTTCGTCACGGTCGACTTCCGCTATCAGTTTACGCCAGCAGACCTTATTTGCCGGACCCGAAAGCTCGGCTTCACCCCTCATACTATTCATGCTGTCAACTTCCACCCGATGTCACCATCGCTACGCGGAACTTTCCCGCGCTTGCACGACGAAGTGGCGACCTTCATGAGTCAGTATGCCCACCTTGACCCGCGTTTGGTGCCCAGTTCATCTACTTTCGTGCTTGATCTGCGCAAAAACGCCTAACGCGAAGGCCCCTACTTTTGAAGTGTTGTGAATAGCCTATGACGGACAAATATAAACGCTGGTACGATCAAGATTGCATTCGCAGTTTTGACAGCAAGGGCGCACAGGATTTTTTTGAATCCGAGGTGCGTTTTCTCAAAACCATCGCTCCTAATGTTCACAGCGTTCTGGATATCGGGTGCGCCAGCGGGCGTATGATTGAACTTCTAAACGACATCTTGCCGCAGTACACGTACTGCGGCATAGATATCGTTCAGCAAAGCATTGAAAACGCACAAAAAAGCTACCCAGACAGCACCTTTCACCACTGCAATGCACTGGAGTTTGAGTGCGAGGACACATTCGATCTCATCAACGCCACTGGCGTCATGCAACATGAGGTGAAATTCGAAGAGCTTGTCCACCGTATGATCGGGTGGTCCAACCGTTATGTTCTGTTCGACGTCAAATTTGCCAATATTGACGCACACGAAGTCGATATCAAACGCTCTTATTGCGGCACGGAACATAAACTCAATTTTGTTCTGCTATCGCCAACACTGTTTGTGGATTTTTTGAAACGCCAAAAAAACGTCAAAAAAATCTCTATGTTTGGCTATGAAACCGGCCTTAACAGCCGCACCGTGGTTCCTGCTGGCGTTGATCGTGTGATTTCCGCTGGCGTCTTGTTAGAGCTTGGTCAAGTAACCGGGGCCGCCCCCACCGTAGAGGTCGATATTCCTCTCCTTGATCTCTCTTGATAATCCCTCTCCCGCCACCCAACTATGTGTGCAAATTTGAAACAATCGTGCCCATTTGAGTTCGAGGACCTTCCAAGCATATGACCGACCGCACTCCCTCCCCCTCATCGCCACAAGACGCACATCTTGCCGGAATTTCGATTATCTATCATTACAGCCACCCCAAAGAGGGATACGCCTTTCCCGGCTTGCACGGTGTTGAATCCAAAGTTTTCGAGCGCCACGTCGAAGCGCTCAAGGAAAACTTCGAAATGGTCAATTGCTCGGAATTGGTGGCAGGCACAAAAAAAACGGATCGGATCAGCGCCTGCATCACGTACGACGATGGCGTCGTCGACGTTGACCTTTACGTCCGCCCCACACTAAAAAAAGCCGGCGTACCGGCCATTGTGTTTTGCTGCTCCTTACCGCTGATGGAGCAGAAGGTTCTCAATGTTCAAAAAATTCATCTGATAATCGGCAAAATTGGCTTTGCACAATTTTTGAAGGAATTCAAAGCCGCCGCCGATACCCTGGGTTACGACCTTGACGCAGCCAGGGATGACATCAGCCACTTAGGGCTTAAGGGAAGTCACCGCTTTGACAACAAAGAGGTTGGTGATTTCAAACGTATGCTCAACTTTGAACTTCAATATGATGTTCTTGATCACATACTGGAGGTTTTGTTCGCGCATCATTTCGGTGATGAAAAAGAGGTGGTGAAACATCTGTACATGTCTCTTGACGATTTGCGTCGCTGTCAAGATGACGGGATTGAAATTGGTCTGCACACGCATTCTCACCGGGTTCTGAGCCGGCTAAATAAAGAACAACAAAAGCAAGAAATTGAACTTTGCGCCGACTTCTTTGCGCATCACCTGGATATTAAGGATCTCCATATCGCCTATCCGTATGGCGTCAACGGCACTTGGAACAAAGACACTGTCGAAATCATGGAAAATCGAAAGCTTCGCAGCGGTCACGCCTTGTATCCCAAGCCGATTGTGCAAAAAGAATTGGAAGAACGCTGGGGAATCCCCAGATATGTAACCAATGATGTATTTTCCGACGAGGGTGATATGAAATTAGATATTGCCAAGCTCAAAAACTATTAATTTCTCTTTGACTTGACACTTTTCTTTTTTCTGTAAGAGCAAAATGCTGTATCCAAAGGGTTGCAGCGCTGTTTGCTAAATCAGTTGTACGATTGGAGAAGTTTTTCGATGTCCCCCTCACAATACGACACCCTGCCCCATGATGACATCGGGCCGAAGAAAAAGCTCAATAAAACCGTATGGCTGATCGACCCTACCTACACTCAACAGCAAGTTTCTGCTGAACTGATCCCCTACGCGATGGGACTTTTGGCGTGTTACGCTGAAAAATGTATTGATTTCGACACTCCGGTCCGAATTTTCAAATACCCTGAAAAGCTTGTCGAAGCGATCGCGCAAGACGGCGCGCCGGACATCATTGGCTTTAGTCACTTCGTATGGAACGGTTATTTTGGCTATGAATTCGCCAAACGCCTCAAAGAAATCTCTCCCCAGATCATCACAATCTTTGGCGGCCCCAGCTATCCTGTTGACCGCGATGAACAAGTTGAATTTCTCGAGCACCACCCCGAAATAGACTTTTATGTCATCAAGGAAGGGGAAGTTCCCTTCGTACGCTTGCTTCAGGCCCTCATTGACGCCGATTTCAACGCCGACGCTGTAAAGCAACTTTCGATCCCGTCAGTCCACGCGATCGATGCCGCAGGAAAACCTTTCCTTGGAAATTCCAGCATTCGGTTGCGTGATCTCACGGTCATTCCATCGCCGTATCTGACGGGCCGTCTTGATGAGTTTTTCGACGGCACCTTGCTGCCGATCATGCAAGTTCGTCGGGGCTGCCCGTTTGGCTGTACCTATTGCGTAGAAGGCGACGCTTTCTATACGAAAGTCACCTCGCATGCAGAAGATAAGATCGAAGCTGAACTGAATTACATCGGCGCCATGATGGAAAAAACGCGTGGTGACAAAGGCCGCAATGACCTGTCCATCGCCGACTCCAACTTTGGCATGTACAAAGGTGACGTTGGAATAGCCAAAGCCATTGCCTCCGTGCAGGAAAAGTACAACTTCCCGGAATACATTCATGTCGCCATGGGCAAAAACCAAAAGCACCGCATTTTGGAAGTAGCCGGCATGGTCAACGGAGCTCTGCGTTTGTCCGGGTCGGTGCAAACCCTCGACCCAACGGCTCTGGAAAACGTCAACCGTGCAAACATTTCCACTGATGAAATGATGGTTTTGGCTCTTGAGGGCCGCAAAATCGACGCGAATTCCTACAGTGAAGTCATTCTCGGTTTGCCAGGCGAAACCAAGGAAGGACACTTCCATACCTTGCGCACCCTTATGGAAGCTGGCTTCAATCGCGTCATCACATATCAATTGATGATGCTGCCGGGTAGTGAACTGGCTACGCGCGCAACAATCGAGAAACACGGCATGGAACTCCGATACCGTGTTTTACCGCGCTGCTTTGGCCATTTTGATGTCGCCGGCAAACGCATCAACGCCGCCGAAGTTGAAGGTATCTGCGTATCCAACAACACGTTGTCATTTGAGGAGTATCTTGAATGTCGGCGCATGCACCTCATGATTTCGGTGTTCCACAATGACGCCGTGTTCGGAACACTGCTTAAGTTCTTAAAGTCTCTGGGCGTGCCAATCTTTCGTTGGCTTGAGCTTTTGTCTGAAACGGAGCCCGAGGGGCGCCTGAAGCAACTCCTTGCCGATTTCATGAACGACACCAGCAATGAGTTGTGGACAGATCGCGAAGCACTGGAGGCGTTCATTCAAGAAGGCGATACAGTTGAGCGCTACATCAAAGGTGAAATCGGCAACAATCTTATGCTGACCTATAAAGCATACAGCATGACCGAGTACCTTCCGGAAATTCGCGATCATGCAAAAACAACGGCTCAGACGTTGTTGCGTGAGATTGGAAAAGATACGCCGGAAAACGTTCGTTTTGTGGATGAAGCCGTTGATTTTGATGCCAGCAAAATGAGCAACATCTGGCAAAACAATGATCAAGTGATTACAGGGGTCTTCAACTACGACATCGCTCGATTCAGTTCTGAAATTGATGTCTCTGACTCGGTTAACAGCTATCTGCTCAACCAGCCGACGGACTTTCAGTTCGTTCTTCAAGAAAGTCAGAAACAGGCCATCGAGCGCAACCTTGCCGTTTTTGGAAACGATTTTAAAGGAATTGCGCGCGCATTGACGAAAACACACACCAAAAAGTTGCTACGCCAACCCCTTCGCGTAGACGCATAATTGGTTCGTGTTAAAACGTCTTGGCGCATGGAGCGTCTCGTTCACAACCTTTTCTTTGCTAAAGTTGTGTGATCAAGAATACATTTTACGCTAAATCTCCACGCTCGATCTCAAGTCGGGCGTGGAGATTGTGCGGCACTCTTCGGCTCGTTATTCCTTCCCAAATACTATTGCGGCCGACACGATAATTATTAATCAAACGACGGTACGATCGATCATGGGACTCGCAAGCTTAAAGTCAAAAATCTCAAAGCACCTAAATTTTCGTGCTCAGAAAAAGCATTATTCAAAACTTGGGTGGCGAAATGCTCCCAAATATTCGAAATATGCGAAATATTGCGCCTCTGTTTACAAGGGCGTTTTCCCATACGAAGACGAACTGCGCGATCAGGAAACCCAGTTTAACGAGCTTGGCTTCACCGTTTTCTGGGACGAGGAAATGGAAAGCATTGCCAACTCGATGTACCAGCGCATTCGGGCGTGGGAGGATGAAGGTCGCGATCTATGGAAGATCCCAACGGGTGACGATTACGGCGCTCACCAAGGCTACAAAGGTGACCTGTGGCGCGACTTTCCCGAGTTAGAACGTGCCTTTCAAGGTAAGCTGGGCGAACTCGTCAAGCAGATCTATCGTGCTGATTATAAGATTTTCTTCGGTTTGATGGTAAAGTCCGAAGGTGTCAACGTCGAGCCCGTCGGCTCGCAGTTGTGGCACAATGATGCCGGCCCCGGAAGCTGCATCATCATCGCCAACTACCTCCATGAAACAGACGAGACCAACGGCTGTCTTCAAGTTCTGCCGTGGAAGGATTCACTGGAGATCTATCGCGATGAGTGGGATGCAGACGACCGCTTGCAAGCGCAGTATTGCAAGGAACATGGCCTCCAGCGGCATGAAATCGACAAAACCACAGCGAAAACCATTCGCCATCACTGGTACGACGAAACCATCCAGTCCAAATACAAATCAAAAGTACAAATGCCGTTCGGCAAGGCTGGATCGACGGTTCTGTTTCGCAACAACATTTTGCACCGCGGCGGTCATCCCGCCCCCGGTAAAAAGCGCTATGCACTGCTGATTCATTGTTATCCCGCGAACACTCCGGCGCCGTTTGATCACTATCGTGAACACGGCATCGCCAAAACGCATCCCTACCCGGTTGATCCGGGATATTGATGCGATAAACGCGTACACCGTCGCACGCGCATCGCAGTCGCAACCGACACCCAAGTCAATTCGTTATTTGTGATCGCAATCAGCCCCGAGGCTCCAACCATGGCCCACCAGCCCGCCCCGTCCGCATCGCAAAAGTTTAATGAATCTGCGATTATCGACCTGTCTTCGAGCAACACCTGGAACGACCAGACTTTGCTCGGCTTGATGATTGAAGGGTTGCGCAAAGACGGTTTTGAAGAAAGCACTCTGGCGCACGCCGAACGTCTTCTCCACCAGCACGCCCCCAAATCATCGGAAGAGTTCATCAAAATTCTGAATGACGATGCACAAAGCTGCGACGCGAAACTCGGGGATGAAATCAAACGCATCGCGGCGTTTCACACGGCCACGGTGACGGCTAACAGCACTTGCTACTTACGCGAATCCCCTGAAAAAACCCGAACCATTCAATGGCCGAACAACCAATCCGCCAAAGTCAACGACCCATCGAACTACTTCGATATTTATGAAGACTTTTTCTACAAAACCCCACACAGGTTTATCACCAAAGACACTCCCATTGGCAGTCTAGGTTCGTGTTTCGCGCTACGCATCGCGCATCAACTTCAGGCATGGAACTACAACTATGTCATTGAAGAAGACGACCTTCCGGCTGAGATTCCCTTGGAAGAACTTCACAAGACTTCCTATCGCATGGCCCCTGCGAGAACCGGCACGCTGTTTAACACACCCAGCATGCGCCAAGTCATTCAACGGGGATTTGGCGAATGGATGCCGGATTTCTTGATTACGCGCAAAGCCAATGGGGGCATTTCAGATCC comes from the Magnetovibrio sp. genome and includes:
- a CDS encoding class I SAM-dependent methyltransferase; protein product: MSDQQRQTQEYFRNAAAEWQNKSVQAEKGRGVIADRKQAVLTTIEQMDSPKSLLDVGCGSGQLVIASAGLGLESIGIDFAEEMIQQCETNAREAGIEAKFICKSFFDMPVEENRYDIISAQGFIEYISLEELHEFFVRAHTMLKPGGALLVGSRNRLLNALSLNAFTEFEMEMGTINQLLAEAIVFNGMENQEALFDTLKSHERIDPQPDKKHPTTFVTVDFRYQFTPADLICRTRKLGFTPHTIHAVNFHPMSPSLRGTFPRLHDEVATFMSQYAHLDPRLVPSSSTFVLDLRKNA
- a CDS encoding class I SAM-dependent methyltransferase, with the translated sequence MTDKYKRWYDQDCIRSFDSKGAQDFFESEVRFLKTIAPNVHSVLDIGCASGRMIELLNDILPQYTYCGIDIVQQSIENAQKSYPDSTFHHCNALEFECEDTFDLINATGVMQHEVKFEELVHRMIGWSNRYVLFDVKFANIDAHEVDIKRSYCGTEHKLNFVLLSPTLFVDFLKRQKNVKKISMFGYETGLNSRTVVPAGVDRVISAGVLLELGQVTGAAPTVEVDIPLLDLS
- a CDS encoding polysaccharide deacetylase family protein; its protein translation is MTDRTPSPSSPQDAHLAGISIIYHYSHPKEGYAFPGLHGVESKVFERHVEALKENFEMVNCSELVAGTKKTDRISACITYDDGVVDVDLYVRPTLKKAGVPAIVFCCSLPLMEQKVLNVQKIHLIIGKIGFAQFLKEFKAAADTLGYDLDAARDDISHLGLKGSHRFDNKEVGDFKRMLNFELQYDVLDHILEVLFAHHFGDEKEVVKHLYMSLDDLRRCQDDGIEIGLHTHSHRVLSRLNKEQQKQEIELCADFFAHHLDIKDLHIAYPYGVNGTWNKDTVEIMENRKLRSGHALYPKPIVQKELEERWGIPRYVTNDVFSDEGDMKLDIAKLKNY
- a CDS encoding B12-binding domain-containing radical SAM protein produces the protein MSPSQYDTLPHDDIGPKKKLNKTVWLIDPTYTQQQVSAELIPYAMGLLACYAEKCIDFDTPVRIFKYPEKLVEAIAQDGAPDIIGFSHFVWNGYFGYEFAKRLKEISPQIITIFGGPSYPVDRDEQVEFLEHHPEIDFYVIKEGEVPFVRLLQALIDADFNADAVKQLSIPSVHAIDAAGKPFLGNSSIRLRDLTVIPSPYLTGRLDEFFDGTLLPIMQVRRGCPFGCTYCVEGDAFYTKVTSHAEDKIEAELNYIGAMMEKTRGDKGRNDLSIADSNFGMYKGDVGIAKAIASVQEKYNFPEYIHVAMGKNQKHRILEVAGMVNGALRLSGSVQTLDPTALENVNRANISTDEMMVLALEGRKIDANSYSEVILGLPGETKEGHFHTLRTLMEAGFNRVITYQLMMLPGSELATRATIEKHGMELRYRVLPRCFGHFDVAGKRINAAEVEGICVSNNTLSFEEYLECRRMHLMISVFHNDAVFGTLLKFLKSLGVPIFRWLELLSETEPEGRLKQLLADFMNDTSNELWTDREALEAFIQEGDTVERYIKGEIGNNLMLTYKAYSMTEYLPEIRDHAKTTAQTLLREIGKDTPENVRFVDEAVDFDASKMSNIWQNNDQVITGVFNYDIARFSSEIDVSDSVNSYLLNQPTDFQFVLQESQKQAIERNLAVFGNDFKGIARALTKTHTKKLLRQPLRVDA
- a CDS encoding phytanoyl-CoA dioxygenase family protein, with the translated sequence MGLASLKSKISKHLNFRAQKKHYSKLGWRNAPKYSKYAKYCASVYKGVFPYEDELRDQETQFNELGFTVFWDEEMESIANSMYQRIRAWEDEGRDLWKIPTGDDYGAHQGYKGDLWRDFPELERAFQGKLGELVKQIYRADYKIFFGLMVKSEGVNVEPVGSQLWHNDAGPGSCIIIANYLHETDETNGCLQVLPWKDSLEIYRDEWDADDRLQAQYCKEHGLQRHEIDKTTAKTIRHHWYDETIQSKYKSKVQMPFGKAGSTVLFRNNILHRGGHPAPGKKRYALLIHCYPANTPAPFDHYREHGIAKTHPYPVDPGY
- a CDS encoding GSCFA domain-containing protein, coding for MAHQPAPSASQKFNESAIIDLSSSNTWNDQTLLGLMIEGLRKDGFEESTLAHAERLLHQHAPKSSEEFIKILNDDAQSCDAKLGDEIKRIAAFHTATVTANSTCYLRESPEKTRTIQWPNNQSAKVNDPSNYFDIYEDFFYKTPHRFITKDTPIGSLGSCFALRIAHQLQAWNYNYVIEEDDLPAEIPLEELHKTSYRMAPARTGTLFNTPSMRQVIQRGFGEWMPDFLITRKANGGISDPFRTVPVPSEIDAYIADQKTHNAALQRAMQKCDVMVLTLGLTEAWHFAHSGDYLSISPWQIDPALIRQKNLTVEENVAELETILATYKRHKPDIKLIISVSPVPLNKTFSKDSHVVSANCHSKSVLRVAAEQFVRNNPDHAFYFPSYEMVTYGTRSPWESDMRHVSNEAVGRVMALFQKMFFVEQTPLPLLQHAEPPMPKKQHVKSLLRKAAGPLLPTIRRVRRGLK